One genomic segment of Bacteroidota bacterium includes these proteins:
- a CDS encoding PepSY-like domain-containing protein, with the protein MKNSKRVLFMTLVVFIFTALGCEKEGIINENKLPTDIKMYLETHFPSCSTIRIIKDEENKELTYDITLDCGINIEFNGNNEVIDIDGISQLPNSVIPGNILDYTLIEYPNDFIIGWELEGINQQIELNTTLVLEFDSNGNFLRIVD; encoded by the coding sequence ATGAAAAATTCAAAAAGAGTATTATTCATGACATTAGTAGTGTTCATTTTTACAGCACTTGGTTGTGAAAAGGAGGGAATAATTAATGAAAATAAATTACCTACCGATATTAAAATGTATTTAGAAACACATTTCCCATCTTGTAGTACTATAAGAATTATAAAGGATGAAGAAAATAAAGAATTAACCTACGACATAACATTGGATTGTGGTATCAACATTGAATTTAATGGCAATAATGAAGTTATTGATATTGATGGAATTTCTCAACTACCAAACTCAGTTATACCAGGCAACATTCTAGATTATACATTAATCGAATATCCGAATGACTTTATAATTGGTTGGGAACTGGAAGGAATTAATCAGCAAATTGAATTGAATACTACTTTAGTTCTTGAGTTTGATTCAAATGGAAATTTTCTAAGAATTGTTGACTAA
- a CDS encoding response regulator transcription factor, which yields MKILVIEDEQQLLNNIKESLEKEKFLVETATDFHSAIDKVFIHDYDCILLDIMLPNGSGLDILNEIKKAGKSENVIIISAKDSLDDKLKGLEMGADDYLTKPFHLAELNARIKAVVRRKDLSGKNTIELANTILDLDERQFLVNKKVFLLNRKEFDILNYFMVNKNRLITKTAIAEHVWGDNTDQADNLDFVYYQIKNLRKKLIESNAEIEIESIYGIGYKLVEK from the coding sequence ATGAAAATTTTAGTAATCGAAGACGAGCAACAATTGCTTAATAATATCAAAGAGTCGCTGGAAAAAGAAAAATTTTTGGTAGAAACTGCCACTGATTTTCATAGTGCTATTGATAAAGTATTCATACATGATTACGATTGTATTTTATTAGATATAATGTTACCCAATGGCAGTGGATTGGATATTCTCAATGAGATTAAAAAGGCAGGTAAAAGTGAAAATGTCATTATTATTTCTGCTAAAGATTCGCTTGACGATAAATTAAAAGGATTAGAAATGGGCGCAGATGATTATCTCACCAAACCTTTTCATTTAGCTGAACTTAATGCAAGAATAAAAGCTGTTGTGCGAAGAAAAGATCTCAGTGGTAAAAACACTATTGAATTAGCCAACACCATATTAGACCTTGATGAGAGACAGTTTCTCGTAAATAAAAAAGTCTTTCTTCTCAACCGAAAGGAGTTTGATATTCTAAATTATTTCATGGTAAATAAAAATCGCTTGATAACTAAAACTGCAATTGCTGAACACGTTTGGGGGGACAACACCGACCAAGCTGACAATCTGGATTTTGTTTACTATCAAATTAAAAATTTGCGAAAAAAATTGATAGAATCAAATGCCGAAATCGAAATAGAATCTATATATGGCATTGGCTATAAACTTGTTGAAAAATGA
- a CDS encoding PepSY-like domain-containing protein, with protein MKKKILIIAAVIGITFTSQAQDILQSQIPSVIQNQFNSQFPKATAVEWEMDGSYYSVEFELTWNIDHEVWYNTEGKMVKHKEDISPSELPKVVSERIQTDFSGYSIDDLERITDNGEVVYKMELNHIMQQDWDVVIDANGKVLNKMAD; from the coding sequence ATGAAAAAGAAAATTTTAATTATTGCAGCAGTAATAGGCATCACTTTTACTTCTCAAGCACAAGACATTTTACAAAGCCAAATTCCATCGGTTATTCAAAATCAATTCAACAGCCAATTTCCAAAAGCAACTGCTGTGGAATGGGAAATGGATGGTAGCTATTACAGTGTTGAATTTGAACTTACCTGGAACATTGACCATGAAGTTTGGTACAACACAGAGGGAAAAATGGTAAAGCATAAAGAAGACATATCCCCAAGTGAATTACCAAAAGTGGTAAGTGAAAGAATACAAACAGACTTTAGTGGTTACTCTATTGATGATTTGGAACGCATCACTGATAATGGCGAAGTTGTTTATAAAATGGAGCTAAACCACATAATGCAACAAGATTGGGATGTAGTAATAGATGCCAACGGAAAGGTGTTAAACAAAATGGCTGATTAA
- a CDS encoding SAM-dependent DNA methyltransferase gives MNNSTSAIVSKVWSFCNPLRDIGVGYGDYLEQLTYLLFLKMADEFSKPPYSRQLPIPKEYNWESLTSKRGDALELHYSKLLGELSKQKGILGQIFVQSQNKIKEPAMLYKIIDMIDKEQWATLGADIKGTIYEGLLEKNAEDTKSGAGQYFTPRALIRAMVECVQPAPMKTIADPACGTGGFFLAAYDYIANKNLDKVQKKFLKFETFHGNEIVAGTRRMCLMNMFLHNIGDIDSDNIISPADALVADTGLRVDYILANPPFGRKSSMTATNEEGEQETDELTYNRQDFWETSSNKQLNFVQHIRTMLKSTGQAAVVVPDNVLFEGGAGETVRKKLMETTELHTILRLPTGIFYKQGVKANVIFFDNKPAAKKAWTKEIWIYDFRTNIHFTLKKNPLKLEDLKDFITCYNPNNRHKRKEIYNTETNTEGRWRKFSYEEIIARDKTSLDISWLKDNSLADLDNLPDPDVLAGDIIENLEAGLESFREIMLTINRKE, from the coding sequence ATGAACAACAGCACATCAGCAATAGTCAGCAAAGTTTGGAGTTTCTGTAATCCGCTAAGAGATATTGGAGTTGGCTATGGAGATTATTTGGAGCAACTCACGTACTTGTTGTTTCTGAAAATGGCTGATGAATTCAGCAAGCCGCCTTACAGTCGTCAGCTTCCAATTCCAAAAGAATATAATTGGGAAAGTTTGACTTCAAAGCGAGGTGATGCTTTAGAACTTCACTATTCAAAATTGCTTGGTGAGTTGTCAAAACAAAAAGGAATCTTAGGACAAATTTTTGTGCAGAGCCAAAACAAAATCAAAGAGCCAGCCATGCTTTATAAAATCATTGACATGATTGATAAAGAACAGTGGGCAACTTTGGGTGCAGACATTAAAGGAACAATTTACGAAGGGCTGCTAGAGAAAAATGCAGAGGACACCAAAAGCGGAGCAGGACAGTACTTCACACCACGGGCTTTGATTCGTGCAATGGTGGAATGTGTGCAACCGGCACCAATGAAAACAATTGCAGACCCGGCATGTGGCACAGGAGGATTTTTTCTTGCTGCTTATGATTACATCGCAAATAAAAATCTGGATAAAGTGCAAAAAAAGTTTTTGAAGTTCGAAACTTTTCATGGGAATGAAATTGTTGCGGGCACAAGACGAATGTGTTTGATGAATATGTTTCTGCACAACATTGGCGACATTGATAGTGATAATATAATTTCACCTGCCGATGCTTTGGTTGCTGATACAGGTTTACGAGTTGATTATATTTTAGCCAACCCACCTTTCGGAAGAAAGAGCAGCATGACTGCAACAAACGAAGAAGGCGAACAGGAAACTGATGAATTAACTTACAACCGTCAGGACTTTTGGGAAACATCAAGCAACAAGCAATTGAATTTTGTGCAACATATCAGAACCATGTTGAAGTCAACAGGACAAGCAGCAGTTGTTGTTCCCGACAATGTTTTGTTTGAAGGCGGTGCAGGTGAAACAGTTCGTAAAAAATTAATGGAGACAACAGAGTTGCACACCATACTCCGTTTACCGACAGGAATTTTTTACAAGCAAGGAGTAAAAGCGAATGTGATTTTCTTTGACAACAAACCAGCAGCAAAAAAAGCATGGACAAAAGAAATTTGGATTTATGATTTCAGAACCAACATTCATTTCACACTGAAAAAAAATCCGTTGAAGTTGGAAGACTTGAAAGATTTTATCACTTGCTACAATCCTAACAACCGACACAAACGCAAAGAAATTTATAATACTGAAACAAACACCGAGGGCAGATGGAGAAAATTTTCTTACGAAGAAATTATTGCAAGAGATAAAACTTCGCTTGACATAAGTTGGCTCAAAGACAATTCACTTGCAGACCTTGATAATCTTCCCGACCCTGATGTTTTAGCAGGAGACATTATTGAAAACTTAGAAGCAGGTTTGGAAAGTTTCAGAGAAATAATGTTGACAATAAATAGAAAAGAATAA
- a CDS encoding T9SS type A sorting domain-containing protein has product MKNKILAITILFNTFFCVRAFAQITLISTLNPASTGDVCGLAYDADSAFLWSYGCNALEIQSYDTLGNLVISFPLPGGGANDVDLEFAPEPFKINGIEYPKGQLLLINGEVGAAEIYVIDNLTGEALDTLITAFGASHVVGGAYHHIRKTFFLVQDNVPSGNQANRIAEIDLNTGDTIQSFSIPEATNNYEVSYGDIDIGPTGNIFVVSSIRDSMVEFTPTGSLVQMHGLPATVGNLSSIAIDCFSGEAWVGDKSTGNLYRLGNFPFGGSPCSTVVDIDEIKPQSFYLSDVFPNPFNSEFSFSMHFNQTEKINISIYNLMGVEVKQIFEGTISQGKKDFSVQENTLANGVYILSVQTEEFAISKRIVCIE; this is encoded by the coding sequence ATGAAAAACAAAATACTTGCCATCACGATTTTATTCAACACTTTTTTTTGTGTTAGGGCCTTTGCTCAAATTACTTTAATATCCACTCTTAATCCTGCATCCACAGGCGATGTTTGCGGTCTGGCTTATGATGCGGATTCCGCATTCCTATGGTCTTATGGCTGCAATGCTCTCGAAATTCAGAGCTATGATACGTTAGGCAATTTGGTAATTTCATTTCCACTACCAGGCGGAGGTGCAAATGATGTTGATCTTGAATTTGCTCCAGAACCATTTAAAATTAATGGAATTGAATATCCAAAAGGTCAATTGCTTTTAATCAATGGTGAAGTAGGTGCAGCTGAAATTTATGTAATTGATAATCTAACTGGCGAGGCTTTGGATACTCTGATTACAGCATTTGGTGCAAGTCATGTGGTGGGTGGTGCTTATCATCATATCCGTAAAACTTTTTTTCTTGTTCAAGATAATGTTCCATCAGGAAATCAAGCCAACAGAATTGCAGAAATTGATCTTAACACTGGCGATACAATTCAATCCTTTAGCATACCAGAAGCAACAAACAATTATGAAGTGTCTTATGGTGATATAGATATTGGCCCAACAGGAAATATATTTGTTGTTAGTAGTATTCGTGATAGTATGGTCGAGTTTACACCAACAGGTAGTTTGGTGCAAATGCATGGCTTGCCTGCAACAGTGGGTAATTTAAGCAGCATAGCTATTGATTGCTTTTCAGGCGAGGCATGGGTGGGTGATAAATCAACAGGCAATTTATATCGCCTTGGTAATTTCCCTTTTGGAGGCTCTCCATGTTCTACTGTAGTAGATATTGATGAAATTAAACCTCAGTCATTTTATTTATCAGATGTATTTCCAAATCCTTTCAACTCAGAATTTAGTTTTTCAATGCATTTTAATCAGACCGAAAAAATAAATATATCCATTTACAATTTGATGGGAGTAGAAGTAAAACAGATATTTGAAGGAACAATTTCACAGGGAAAAAAAGATTTTAGTGTTCAGGAAAATACACTTGCTAATGGCGTGTATATTCTATCTGTTCAAACAGAAGAATTTGCAATTTCCAAACGCATTGTTTGTATAGAATAA
- a CDS encoding AAA family ATPase, with product MEIFRLKTLRIKDNDIFQKEIEFNLSQVSDSFSVNAPYLTLILGANGTGKSNLLKFIIDVFRLAYDKLNEIVSITYPNGKYYLEYQLGNSNYIILNTLGWEYANEPPKYLRDKKSEKGIRFFKDGKEIPDSKIKIPDSILALSIMLTDKYLFLRNPSNYSIYKYLGVRRDSNTAGTRSLIGKTIENVFAASERKEFIDSLSEMLSFLELENDFRISYSPKYKQHFFLPDLTLTKFENFFLDNKKYLPNRTTEPWSVSAFKQLKKTEPEIIPQLVELLKYLSGKLENLENSRAQYFEFNIFDIQPGFKKLFTLLPYLHGLNIISYPEITLKKSRYYGIGESSSGEYHFISTIVGLLATIKDNSIVLIDEPEISLHPNWQMKYIAFLNKVFKKYNSVHFVICSHSHFLVSDLKPENSTIISLKLDEEISATTIDANTYGWSAEEVLYSVFNVRSTRNSFLEYDLTKLVTLVNRNSKEYGEIKRIIEKISTLVLSESDPLKILKEKAEKYLEKNNA from the coding sequence ATGGAAATTTTTAGATTAAAAACTTTAAGAATTAAGGACAATGATATTTTTCAAAAGGAAATAGAGTTCAATCTTTCACAGGTGTCAGACAGCTTTTCCGTTAATGCACCTTACTTAACTTTAATCCTAGGTGCAAATGGGACAGGAAAAAGCAATTTGCTTAAATTCATCATTGATGTATTCAGATTGGCGTATGACAAGTTGAATGAAATAGTAAGTATTACATACCCTAATGGAAAGTATTATTTGGAATATCAACTTGGAAATTCAAACTACATTATATTGAATACGCTTGGTTGGGAATACGCAAACGAACCACCCAAATATTTGCGAGATAAAAAAAGTGAAAAGGGAATTCGGTTCTTTAAAGACGGTAAAGAAATTCCTGATTCGAAAATTAAAATTCCTGATTCTATTTTGGCATTATCAATTATGCTTACCGATAAGTATTTATTCCTGCGGAATCCTTCAAACTATTCTATTTACAAATACCTTGGAGTAAGAAGAGACAGTAATACAGCAGGAACAAGGTCTTTAATCGGAAAAACTATAGAAAATGTATTCGCTGCATCTGAAAGAAAAGAATTTATAGATAGCTTAAGTGAAATGCTTTCTTTTCTTGAATTAGAAAATGATTTTCGTATTAGCTATTCACCAAAATACAAGCAACATTTTTTCCTTCCAGACTTAACATTAACAAAGTTTGAGAATTTTTTCCTTGATAATAAAAAATATTTGCCGAATAGAACAACTGAACCTTGGAGTGTTTCCGCTTTCAAACAACTGAAAAAGACTGAACCTGAAATTATTCCTCAGCTAGTTGAACTCTTAAAATACTTGTCAGGAAAACTTGAAAATTTAGAAAATTCACGAGCGCAATATTTTGAGTTCAACATTTTTGACATTCAACCCGGATTCAAAAAATTATTTACGCTTCTTCCATACTTGCATGGACTGAATATTATTTCTTACCCCGAAATCACTTTAAAGAAAAGCAGATATTACGGAATTGGAGAAAGCAGTTCAGGAGAATATCATTTTATTTCAACTATTGTTGGATTATTAGCCACTATCAAGGACAACTCCATTGTTTTGATTGATGAACCCGAAATCAGTTTGCATCCGAATTGGCAAATGAAATATATTGCATTCTTAAATAAGGTTTTTAAGAAATACAATTCAGTACACTTCGTAATTTGTTCTCACTCTCATTTTTTGGTTTCTGATTTAAAACCTGAAAACTCAACAATCATTTCATTGAAACTTGATGAAGAAATTTCAGCAACAACAATCGATGCAAATACTTATGGCTGGTCTGCAGAAGAAGTTTTGTATTCTGTTTTCAATGTAAGGTCAACAAGAAATTCATTCCTTGAATACGACTTGACAAAATTGGTAACATTGGTAAATAGGAACTCCAAAGAGTATGGTGAAATAAAGAGAATCATAGAAAAAATATCTACTCTTGTTTTAAGCGAGAGCGACCCATTAAAAATCTTAAAAGAGAAAGCAGAAAAATATTTAGAGAAGAATAATGCTTAA
- a CDS encoding restriction endonuclease subunit S — protein MIDKNEIPKSWEIIKVSEAGELLRGVNYKKENSSSQSQENYLPVLRANNIQNGELNFEDLVFVSKKYVAAKQLVKKGDIVFAMSSGSKHLVGKSAKAKENFNGSFGAFCAVFRPNEYFNKDFVACFFQSPYYKKLISAIAKGTNINNLKREHILDLDFPVPPSKEQERIFSKLEELFSDLDKGIESLEKAQKQLKVYRQAVLKWAFEGRLTNEKIVDGELPIGWIKSNLGMLKEFSLYGPRFSSQDYSETGVAILRTTDISENGKVDWVNAPKLNLTEPEYQKYKLIKDDLLITRTGSIGTASIFNDDKRAIAGAFLIYYRLKKPFNIQFIFHFIKSHTAQKHFKKFSSGVGRPNLNVPNIELLEIPIPPLDKQNEIVKEIESRLSVCDKIEETIENSLLQAEALRLSIIKKAFEGKLVKQNPKDEPATKLLERMRAEKKKNEMEKKTKLKLEKVYDGNF, from the coding sequence ATGATTGACAAAAACGAAATACCAAAAAGTTGGGAGATAATTAAAGTATCAGAAGCTGGTGAACTTTTGAGAGGCGTTAATTACAAGAAGGAAAATTCAAGCAGTCAATCACAAGAAAATTATCTTCCGGTTCTTCGTGCAAACAATATTCAAAATGGAGAATTAAATTTTGAAGATTTAGTTTTTGTAAGCAAGAAATATGTTGCAGCAAAACAGTTAGTGAAGAAAGGAGATATTGTTTTTGCGATGTCAAGCGGCAGCAAACATCTTGTTGGGAAGTCAGCGAAGGCGAAAGAAAATTTCAATGGTAGCTTTGGTGCCTTTTGTGCAGTGTTTAGACCAAATGAATATTTCAACAAAGATTTTGTTGCTTGCTTTTTTCAAAGCCCTTACTACAAAAAATTAATTAGTGCAATTGCAAAGGGAACAAACATCAACAATTTAAAGCGAGAACACATTCTTGATTTAGATTTTCCTGTTCCCCCTTCAAAAGAACAAGAAAGAATATTTTCAAAACTTGAAGAACTTTTCTCCGACCTTGATAAAGGAATTGAAAGTTTAGAAAAAGCACAGAAGCAATTAAAAGTTTATAGACAAGCAGTTTTGAAATGGGCTTTTGAAGGAAGGTTGACAAATGAGAAAATTGTTGATGGTGAATTGCCTATTGGATGGATTAAAAGTAATCTTGGAATGCTTAAAGAATTTTCACTTTATGGACCAAGGTTTTCAAGTCAGGATTATTCTGAAACTGGTGTAGCAATTTTAAGGACAACTGACATTAGTGAAAACGGAAAAGTTGATTGGGTAAATGCTCCAAAACTCAATTTAACAGAACCCGAGTATCAAAAATATAAATTGATTAAAGATGATTTGCTAATTACAAGAACGGGTAGTATAGGAACTGCATCAATATTCAATGATGATAAGAGAGCAATTGCAGGAGCATTTTTAATTTATTATCGTTTAAAAAAACCTTTCAACATTCAATTCATTTTTCATTTCATCAAATCTCATACAGCACAAAAACACTTTAAGAAATTTAGTTCAGGTGTTGGAAGACCAAATCTCAATGTTCCAAATATTGAATTACTTGAAATCCCAATTCCGCCACTTGATAAGCAAAATGAAATAGTGAAAGAAATAGAAAGCCGTTTGAGTGTTTGCGATAAGATTGAAGAAACAATTGAAAACAGTTTGTTGCAAGCGGAAGCATTGCGATTAAGCATTATCAAAAAAGCTTTTGAAGGAAAGTTGGTAAAGCAAAACCCGAAAGACGAACCTGCAACAAAACTTTTGGAGAGAATGAGAGCGGAGAAAAAAAAGAATGAGATGGAAAAGAAAACTAAATTGAAATTAGAAAAAGTATACGATGGAAATTTTTAG
- a CDS encoding HAMP domain-containing histidine kinase, whose translation MKLLNKSIQYLSVSILGIITVWSIIFYVNMLDDIKGKMDEGLENYKRIIIQNAKKDSSILTKNYFDESFFTIQKINKQEAISRKDIYLDTTFLMQDADDDELESEPVRMLISSFEIDGQYYKLKVANSMVDEDDLIENLLRDVIWLYVILITGIIFINNVVLRRLWKPFYEFLNQVKNFRLGSAQKLPNAQTNIREFTDLQNAVNTLLEHNINAFEQQKQFIGNASHELQTPLAIATNKLELLLENNDLKSEYAENIAEVYQIIQRLVRLNKSLLLLTKIENKQFLENQTVSINKIVRNCVDDLEDITDYKHIGIAIDETSELKTEMDVSLANIMISNLIKNAAFHNIENGKIEIYISNTSLKIFNTGKNMMLDEKQIFTRFYKSDSKINNTGLGLAIAKAIADLYGITIRYHFENSLHCFEVTFVSK comes from the coding sequence ATGAAATTACTCAATAAGTCCATACAATATTTATCCGTTTCCATTTTAGGTATTATTACTGTTTGGTCAATAATATTTTACGTAAATATGCTCGACGATATAAAAGGTAAAATGGATGAAGGGTTGGAAAACTACAAACGTATTATTATTCAAAATGCAAAGAAAGATTCAAGCATTTTAACAAAAAATTATTTTGATGAAAGTTTTTTCACCATTCAAAAGATTAATAAACAGGAAGCTATTTCCAGAAAAGATATATATCTCGACACTACATTTTTAATGCAAGATGCAGATGATGACGAGCTCGAATCCGAGCCGGTAAGAATGCTTATAAGTTCCTTTGAGATAGATGGGCAATATTACAAACTGAAAGTAGCCAACTCAATGGTTGACGAAGACGATCTTATTGAAAATCTGCTTCGGGATGTGATATGGCTTTATGTTATCCTGATTACCGGAATTATTTTTATTAATAATGTTGTATTAAGAAGGTTATGGAAACCTTTTTATGAATTTTTAAATCAGGTAAAAAACTTTCGTCTTGGTAGTGCGCAAAAGCTTCCGAATGCACAAACCAACATCAGAGAGTTTACAGATTTACAAAATGCAGTTAACACACTTTTGGAACATAATATCAATGCATTTGAGCAGCAAAAACAATTTATAGGTAACGCTTCCCACGAATTGCAAACACCTTTAGCTATTGCTACCAACAAATTAGAATTACTTTTAGAGAACAACGATTTAAAGAGTGAGTATGCTGAAAACATTGCTGAGGTCTATCAGATAATTCAGCGATTGGTTCGTTTAAATAAATCGCTATTGCTTTTGACTAAAATTGAAAATAAACAGTTTTTGGAAAACCAAACTGTTTCTATAAATAAAATTGTGCGAAATTGTGTAGATGATCTGGAAGATATAACCGATTATAAACATATTGGAATTGCTATTGATGAAACATCAGAATTGAAAACTGAAATGGATGTTTCACTTGCTAATATCATGATTTCAAATCTGATTAAAAATGCTGCTTTTCACAATATAGAAAATGGAAAAATTGAAATTTATATTTCAAATACTTCACTAAAAATATTCAATACAGGAAAAAATATGATGCTTGATGAAAAGCAAATTTTCACACGATTTTACAAATCTGATTCTAAAATAAACAATACAGGTCTTGGGTTAGCCATTGCAAAAGCAATTGCGGATTTATATGGAATTACAATCCGTTATCATTTTGAAAATTCACTACATTGTTTTGAAGTTACTTTTGTTTCAAAATAA
- a CDS encoding helix-turn-helix transcriptional regulator — MKIYIKNMACESCKVVVKEALEELDISPVKVELGEIETKEDISDEKKMKLNIKIKKVGLELLEKKQGALIEKIRKVIVDYVYKSDEKPKVKFSVLLSKELDYSYTYLANFFSEVEATTIEQYVIALKIERIKELIIFGEHTLSEIAYKLHYSSVAHLSAQFKKITGLTPSHFKALKEKRRITIQNI, encoded by the coding sequence ATGAAAATCTATATAAAAAATATGGCTTGTGAAAGTTGCAAAGTCGTTGTTAAAGAAGCTTTAGAAGAACTTGACATATCGCCGGTAAAAGTAGAATTGGGAGAAATAGAAACTAAGGAAGATATTTCTGATGAGAAAAAGATGAAATTAAATATTAAAATTAAAAAAGTTGGATTGGAATTATTAGAAAAAAAGCAAGGGGCGTTAATTGAGAAAATCAGAAAAGTGATAGTAGATTATGTTTACAAATCAGATGAAAAACCTAAAGTTAAGTTCTCTGTTTTATTAAGCAAAGAATTAGATTATAGTTATACATACTTGGCTAACTTCTTTTCGGAAGTGGAAGCAACTACTATTGAACAATATGTTATTGCATTGAAAATTGAACGGATAAAAGAGTTAATTATATTTGGTGAACATACTCTTTCAGAAATTGCTTACAAACTACATTACAGCAGCGTAGCACATTTATCAGCGCAGTTTAAAAAGATTACAGGGTTGACTCCATCACATTTTAAAGCATTAAAAGAAAAAAGAAGAATCACCATTCAGAACATTTAA
- a CDS encoding putative DNA binding domain-containing protein produces the protein MTEKELNKIIARLLKLPKECEWIEFKLNLKTEEEIGKYISALSNGACLQNEPFGYLVFGINDVTLLPEGTKFKATMHKVGNEELEHWLLQRLSPRIEIAIYETVYNNNPITLFQIQAAHSQPTCFSQHDYIRIGSITRSLKDFPEKEKKIWINGPKQIFEKGIALQVESNADVIAMLDTQCYFDLSKIPYPSNREAVIEKFISEKFINPTQNGYAITNLGALLFAKNIRDFDAVKRKAVRVIQYAGKDKLKTIKEHEGKFGYAVGFEGMIKYINDLLPTNEILGQAFRDTVTMYPEIAIRELVANAIIHQDFEEGGTSPVVEIFSDRIEILNPGLPLITPNRFIDEYQSRNEDLAAMMRRFGVCEERGSGIDKVVAHIEIFQLPAYDVQIQEKHTKVILYAYQKFADMDKKDRIRACYQHACLKFVTNEIMTNQSLRQRFKIADENAAMVSRIIKDTFDAGLIKEVDPDNTSRKFVKYIPIWA, from the coding sequence ATGACCGAAAAAGAATTAAATAAAATCATTGCCCGACTTTTAAAACTCCCCAAAGAATGTGAGTGGATAGAGTTTAAACTCAATCTTAAAACTGAAGAAGAAATTGGGAAATATATTTCTGCATTAAGCAACGGTGCTTGTTTACAAAATGAACCGTTCGGCTATTTGGTTTTTGGAATTAATGATGTAACACTATTACCGGAAGGAACAAAGTTCAAAGCAACGATGCATAAAGTTGGCAATGAAGAATTGGAACACTGGCTTTTGCAGCGGCTTTCACCGAGAATAGAAATTGCTATTTACGAAACCGTTTACAATAATAACCCAATTACACTATTTCAAATTCAGGCGGCACATAGCCAACCTACTTGCTTTTCTCAACATGATTATATAAGAATTGGAAGTATTACCAGGTCATTAAAGGATTTTCCAGAGAAGGAAAAAAAGATATGGATAAATGGACCAAAACAAATTTTTGAAAAAGGAATTGCATTACAGGTAGAATCAAATGCAGATGTAATTGCCATGCTTGATACCCAATGCTATTTTGACTTGTCAAAAATTCCATACCCGTCAAACCGTGAGGCTGTAATTGAAAAGTTTATAAGCGAAAAATTTATTAACCCAACACAGAATGGTTATGCTATAACAAATTTAGGAGCCTTGCTCTTTGCAAAAAATATTAGAGATTTTGATGCGGTAAAACGCAAGGCTGTACGAGTAATACAATATGCCGGAAAAGATAAATTGAAAACCATTAAAGAGCATGAAGGCAAATTTGGTTATGCAGTGGGCTTTGAGGGAATGATAAAATACATCAACGACCTTTTACCTACCAACGAAATTTTAGGACAAGCTTTTAGAGACACCGTAACCATGTATCCCGAAATTGCCATTCGTGAATTGGTTGCCAACGCTATCATACATCAGGATTTTGAGGAAGGAGGAACTAGTCCGGTTGTTGAAATATTTTCTGACCGTATTGAAATTTTAAATCCAGGATTACCTTTAATTACTCCCAATAGATTTATTGACGAATATCAAAGCCGCAACGAAGATTTGGCTGCCATGATGCGAAGATTTGGTGTTTGTGAAGAACGAGGAAGTGGGATTGATAAAGTAGTGGCACACATTGAAATTTTTCAGTTGCCGGCTTATGATGTACAAATACAGGAGAAACATACCAAGGTTATTTTATATGCTTATCAAAAATTTGCCGACATGGATAAGAAAGACAGAATAAGAGCTTGCTACCAACATGCTTGTTTAAAATTTGTAACCAACGAAATTATGACCAACCAAAGTTTGAGGCAGCGGTTTAAAATTGCTGATGAAAATGCTGCAATGGTTTCAAGAATTATTAAAGACACTTTTGATGCAGGATTGATTAAGGAAGTTGACCCTGATAATACATCCCGAAAGTTTGTAAAATACATTCCCATTTGGGCTTAA